Proteins encoded in a region of the Blastococcus sp. Marseille-P5729 genome:
- a CDS encoding amino acid ABC transporter ATP-binding protein — protein sequence MVQIEGVNKWYGDLHVLQDINLDIRKGEVVVVVGPSGSGKSTLCRCINRLETIQEGTIRIDGVPLPEEGKQLAKLRAEVGMVFQSFNLFAHKSIKDNVTLGPLKVLGKSKSEADDDAMRLLDRVGIGNQADKMPAQLSGGQQQRVAIARALAMHPKVMLFDEPTSALDPEMVNEVLDVITDLAREGMTMVVVTHEMGFARKVGDRVIFMADGAIVEEATPDEFFTNPQSDRAKDFLGKILNH from the coding sequence CTGGTGCAGATCGAGGGCGTCAACAAGTGGTACGGCGACCTGCACGTCCTGCAGGACATCAACCTCGACATCCGCAAGGGCGAGGTGGTCGTGGTCGTCGGTCCCTCGGGCTCGGGCAAGTCCACGCTCTGCCGCTGCATCAACCGCCTGGAGACCATCCAGGAAGGCACCATCCGGATCGACGGCGTCCCCCTCCCCGAGGAGGGCAAGCAACTGGCGAAGCTGCGCGCCGAGGTCGGCATGGTGTTCCAGTCGTTCAACCTGTTTGCGCACAAGTCGATCAAGGACAACGTGACGCTCGGCCCGCTCAAGGTGCTCGGCAAGTCCAAGAGCGAGGCGGACGACGACGCGATGCGGCTTCTAGACCGCGTCGGCATTGGCAATCAGGCCGACAAGATGCCCGCTCAGCTCTCCGGCGGACAGCAGCAGCGTGTGGCGATCGCCCGTGCGCTGGCCATGCACCCGAAGGTGATGCTGTTCGACGAGCCGACGTCCGCCCTCGACCCCGAGATGGTCAACGAGGTCCTGGACGTCATCACCGACCTGGCCCGCGAGGGCATGACGATGGTAGTGGTGACCCACGAGATGGGGTTTGCCCGGAAGGTCGGTGACCGAGTGATCTTCATGGCCGACGGGGCGATCGTCGAGGAGGCGACCCCCGACGAGTTCTTCACCAACCCGCAGTCCGATCGTGCCAAGGACTTCCTCGGCAAGATCCTCAACCACTAG
- a CDS encoding glutamate ABC transporter substrate-binding protein — protein sequence MRIKFAAVAAASALALTLSGCGNAESEGGADPTVESEVSFEDGTTMATLNEADAIKIGVKYDQPGLGYVDPAQGDEPQGFDIEMGKIIAAKLGIEADKIEWVETVSKNREPFLQNGTVDIVIASYSITDERKQVVGQAGPYYVTGQQLLVREDDDSINGPDDLSGKSVCSVTGSTSIKTVQEKYGANPSPAATYSECVQALLNKTVDAVTTDGPILLGYAAQDPGKMKVVGDPFSEERYGIGYKHGDTAMCEFITETINESFEDGSWEKAFDDTLGKADVDAPEAPETDSCS from the coding sequence ATGCGTATCAAGTTCGCCGCGGTAGCTGCGGCATCGGCCCTGGCCCTGACGCTCAGCGGCTGTGGCAATGCAGAGTCCGAAGGTGGCGCTGATCCGACCGTCGAGTCCGAGGTCAGTTTCGAGGACGGCACCACCATGGCCACCCTCAACGAGGCCGACGCGATCAAGATCGGCGTCAAGTACGACCAGCCCGGCCTCGGGTACGTCGACCCGGCGCAGGGTGACGAGCCGCAGGGCTTCGACATCGAGATGGGCAAGATCATCGCGGCGAAGCTCGGCATCGAGGCCGACAAGATCGAGTGGGTCGAGACGGTCTCGAAGAACCGCGAGCCGTTCCTGCAGAACGGCACGGTCGACATCGTCATTGCCTCCTACTCCATCACCGACGAGCGCAAGCAGGTCGTCGGCCAGGCCGGCCCGTACTACGTCACCGGTCAGCAGCTGCTGGTTCGCGAGGACGACGACTCGATCAACGGCCCCGATGACCTCAGCGGGAAGTCCGTGTGCTCGGTGACCGGCTCGACGTCCATCAAGACGGTGCAGGAGAAGTACGGCGCGAACCCGAGCCCGGCTGCGACCTACTCCGAGTGCGTGCAGGCGCTGCTGAACAAGACGGTAGACGCGGTGACCACCGACGGTCCGATCCTGCTCGGTTACGCCGCGCAGGACCCGGGCAAGATGAAGGTCGTCGGCGACCCGTTCTCCGAGGAGCGTTACGGCATCGGCTACAAGCACGGTGACACCGCGATGTGCGAGTTCATCACCGAGACGATCAACGAGTCTTTCGAGGACGGCTCGTGGGAGAAGGCCTTCGACGACACGTTGGGCAAGGCGGACGTCGACGCGCCTGAGGCTCCCGAGACCGACTCCTGCTCCTAG
- a CDS encoding amino acid ABC transporter permease, protein MNVLAASGLGVLTDNAGSLLRGFWETIQLTFWAGLYAFVLGLILAACRVSPVPVLRAVGTSYVNIFRNTPLVLLFILFVFGIPQLGIIDPTWTFVYAVGALGTYTAAFVCEAIRSGINSVHPGQAEAARSIGLTFSQNLRLVILPQAMRAVIPPLASVFIALVKNSAIAEAFFITEAAFVMDSLVRDYPQALYWIFFGTALGYIVIVFFISGIARLLEKRLEVAR, encoded by the coding sequence GTGAACGTTCTAGCTGCCAGCGGTCTCGGCGTCCTGACCGACAACGCCGGCTCGCTGCTCCGTGGATTCTGGGAGACGATCCAGCTCACCTTCTGGGCGGGGTTGTACGCCTTCGTGCTCGGGCTGATCCTGGCCGCCTGCCGAGTGTCCCCGGTCCCGGTGCTGCGTGCCGTCGGTACGTCGTACGTCAACATCTTCCGCAACACTCCCCTGGTGCTGCTGTTCATCCTGTTCGTGTTCGGCATTCCGCAGCTGGGCATCATCGACCCGACCTGGACGTTCGTGTACGCCGTCGGGGCGCTCGGCACCTACACCGCGGCGTTCGTGTGCGAGGCGATTCGCTCGGGCATCAACTCCGTGCATCCCGGGCAGGCCGAGGCGGCCCGCTCGATCGGGCTGACCTTCTCGCAGAACCTGCGCCTGGTGATCCTCCCCCAGGCGATGCGCGCGGTCATTCCGCCGCTCGCCAGCGTCTTCATCGCGCTGGTGAAGAACTCCGCGATCGCCGAGGCCTTCTTCATCACCGAGGCGGCGTTCGTGATGGACAGCCTCGTGCGTGACTACCCGCAGGCGCTGTACTGGATCTTCTTCGGCACCGCCCTCGGCTACATCGTGATCGTCTTCTTTATCTCCGGTATCGCGCGATTGCTCGAGAAGCGGCTGGAGGTGGCCCGATGA
- a CDS encoding amino acid ABC transporter permease translates to MSANVLFDAPGPRARRNQRIAGVITVLVLAGILGFIAYRFAQTGQFESKMWSPFTNPNVIRALTNGLINTILAAVFAIIFALIFGAVFGAMRLSSVAPLRWIGTIVVEFFRAVPLVLLILFVFLGFRQELQAASDTIGLTNLMDNAGLGRSQGALFALVIGLTLYNGSVLAEIFRAGVNSVPKGQREAAYAIGLTQGQTLWMILAPQAVRTMLPAIVSQSVVALKDTSLGFIVAFGEIVRTGQLIAADPARRNYIQMAIVIGAVFIIINYALSKLAQYLSARQRKVKKLTPIKADPLLPPDTAIEIETERQLKD, encoded by the coding sequence ATGAGCGCCAACGTATTGTTCGATGCGCCGGGGCCCCGGGCGCGCCGCAACCAGCGGATCGCCGGCGTCATCACCGTGCTCGTGCTCGCCGGGATCCTCGGCTTCATCGCCTACCGGTTCGCGCAGACCGGGCAGTTCGAGTCGAAGATGTGGAGCCCGTTCACCAACCCGAACGTGATCCGAGCGCTCACCAACGGCTTGATCAACACGATCCTCGCGGCGGTGTTTGCGATCATCTTCGCGTTGATCTTCGGTGCGGTGTTCGGGGCGATGCGCCTGTCATCCGTCGCCCCGCTGCGGTGGATCGGAACGATCGTGGTGGAGTTCTTCCGCGCCGTACCGCTCGTGCTGCTGATCCTGTTCGTGTTCCTGGGCTTCCGCCAGGAGTTGCAGGCGGCGTCCGACACGATCGGGCTGACGAACCTGATGGACAATGCCGGGCTGGGCCGCAGCCAGGGTGCGCTGTTCGCGCTCGTCATCGGCCTGACGCTCTACAACGGGTCGGTGCTGGCGGAGATCTTCCGGGCCGGCGTGAACTCGGTGCCGAAGGGCCAGCGGGAGGCGGCGTACGCGATCGGGCTGACGCAGGGTCAGACGCTGTGGATGATCCTCGCGCCGCAGGCGGTCCGCACCATGCTGCCGGCGATCGTGAGCCAGAGCGTGGTGGCGCTGAAGGACACCTCGCTGGGCTTCATCGTCGCCTTCGGCGAGATCGTCCGCACCGGACAGCTGATCGCCGCCGACCCGGCGCGACGCAACTACATCCAGATGGCGATCGTCATCGGCGCGGTGTTCATCATCATCAACTATGCGCTGTCGAAGCTCGCCCAGTACCTCAGCGCCCGCCAGCGCAAGGTCAAGAAGCTGACGCCGATCAAGGCCGATCCCCTTCTGCCCCCGGACACCGCCATCGAGATCGAGACCGAGCGCCAGCTCAAGGATTGA